From Triticum aestivum cultivar Chinese Spring chromosome 4A, IWGSC CS RefSeq v2.1, whole genome shotgun sequence, a single genomic window includes:
- the LOC123086617 gene encoding transcriptional corepressor SEUSS, protein MVSSGPPNPMGPGQPVGGASLLRTSSSLLSGGQQGMGGGGGMLQSQSPFSSLVSPRSQFGGNGLLGATSNVSSLLNRSSFGNGSPVPSPGQMPNGGLPMNTLQQRGGLDGAGDFTGTGGSDPMSFPSSSSQVSLGNHLGSDILQQQQMDVRDLQHQQEQQHQQHQLPMSYNQQQLPSQQSQPQAAVKLENGGSIGGVKLEQQMGLPDQNGPVQMIRNAGNVKFESQQLQGLRGLGAVKMEQSSSDPSAFLQQQQQQQQHHHNLLQLTKQNPQAAAAAQLNLLQQQRLLHMQQQHQQQHQQILKNLPLQRNQLQQQQQQQQQQQQQQQQQQLLRQQSLNMRTPGKLAPYEPGTCAKRLTHYMYHQQNRPQDNNIEYWRNFVNEYFAPTAKKRWCVSLYGSGRQTTGVFPQDVWHCEICNRKPGRGFETTVEVLPRLCQIKYASGTLEELLYIDMPRESQNASGQIILDYAKAIQESVFDQLRVVREGHLRIVFNPDLKIASWEFCARRHEELIPRRSIIPQVSQLGTVVQKYQAAAQSSTSLTTQDMQNNCNSFVACARQLAKALEVPLVNDLGYTKRYVRCLQIAEVVNCMKDLIDYSRQTGSGPINSLHNFPRRSPAGINPLQPQQQQPEEQQSVPQSSNQSGQNSAPMAGVQASASANADVTSNSSLTCAPSTSAPSPSVVGLLQGSVNSRQDHPMGTVNGLYNSGDDGVIPKVNSTSSLQSNPSPSFSSQVPTSSNNNMMPAPQNTNQLSSPAVSSSNLPPVQPPATRAQEPEPSDSQSSVQRILQEMMSSQMNGVGHGANDMKRPNGLAPGINGVNCLVGNAVTNHSGVGGMGFGAMGGFGSNSAASGLRMAMANNAMANSGMAMNGRMGMGMHHSAHDLSQLGQQQQQQNQQQHQQHQQQHDIGNQLLGGLRAANSFNNLQYDWKPSQ, encoded by the exons ATGGTATCGTCAGGGCCGCCGAACCCAATGGGGCCTGGGCAGCCAGTAGGCGGTGCCTCACTTCTCCGGACAAGTTCTAGCCTGCTCAGTGGTGGCCAACAGGGAATGGGTGGGGGTGGCGGCATGCTTCAGTCGCAGTCCCCGTTCTCATCTCTCGTCTCCCCAAGGTCTCAGTTTGGTGGAAATGGCTTGCTGGGAGCAACCTCTAATGTCTCCTCCCTGCTTAATCGGTCATCGTTTGGAAATGGGAGCCCTGTTCCAAGTCCAGGACAAATGCCAAACGGTGGGCTTCCGATGAATACCCTTCAGCAGAGAGGGGGCCTTGATGGCGCTGGTGATTTTACTGGCACTGGAGGATCCGATCCTATGTCGTTTCCATCCTCCTCCTCGCAGGTTAGTTTGGGCAATCACCTAGGTTCAGATATCCTGCAGCAGCAGCAGATGGATGTGCGGGATTTGCAGCACCAGCAAgagcaacaacatcaacaacatcaACTGCCGATGTCTTACAACCAGCAGCAGTTGCCGTCACAGCAGTCGCAGCCGCAGGCTGCAGTGAAGTTGGAGAATGGTGGCAGCATTGGTGGAGTCAAATTAGAACAGCAGATGGGGCTGCCTGACCAGAATGGCCCAGTCCAGATGATCCGCAATGCTGGAAATGTAAAATTTGAGTCGCAGCAGTTGCAAGGGTTGAGGGGTTTGGGTGCAGTCAAGATGGAGCAGTCGAGTTCCGACCCATCAGCATTcttgcagcaacagcagcaacaacagcagcaccaTCACAACTTGTTGCAACTCACGAAGCAGAACCCTCAAGCTGCTGCGGCTGCCCAACTGAACCTCTTGCAACAGCAGCGTCTTTTGCATATGCAGCAGCAGCATCAGCAGCAACACCAACAGATTCTAAAGAATCTGCCTTTACAGAGAAACCAAttacaacagcaacagcagcagcagcagcaacaacaacagcagcagcagcagcagcagttacTTCGTCAACAGAGTCTAAACATGAGAACCCCAGGAAAGCTGGCTCCTTATGAGCCAGGTACCTGTGCAAAAAGATTGACCCATTACATGTATCATCAACAGAACAGACCACAG GATAACAATATAGAGTACTGGAGAAACTTTGTCAATGAGTATTTTGCTCCAACTGCTAAAAAGAGGTGGTGTGTGTCTCTCTATGGAAGTGGTCGTCAAACTACTGGAGTTTTCCCTCAG GATGTCTGGCACTGCGAAATATGCAATCGAAAGCCTGGCCGGGGCTTTG AGACAACAGTAGAGGTCTTACCGCGACTATGCCAAATCAAATATGCGAGTGGTACATTGGAAGAACTATTGTATATTGATATGCCACGCGAATCCCAGAATGCATCTGGACAGATTATTTTGGATTATGCAAAAGCAATCCAGGAAAGTGTCTTTGATCAATTGCGCGTGGTACGTGAGGGGCATCTAAGGATAGTTTTTAATCCAGACCTCAAG ATTGCATCTTGGGAGTTTTGTGCTAGGCGTCATGAGGAACTGATTCCGCGGAGATCAATAATACCTCAG GTTAGTCAGCTTGGCACGGTTGTACAAAAATACCAGGCTGCTGCTCAAAGTTCAACGAGTTTAACGACCCAGGACATGCAGAATAATTGCAACTC GTTTGTTGCATGTGCGCGCCAACTGGCTAAAGCCTTGGAGGTGCCTTTGGTAAATGATTTAGGATATACAAAAAGATATGTCCGCTGCCTTCAG ATTGCGGAGGTGGTAAACTGCATGAAAGATCTGATTGACTATAGCAGGCAGACAGGATCTGGGCCAATCA ATAGCCTTCATAACTTTCCTCGGAGGAGTCCAGCAGGTATTAACCCTCTTCAACCACAGCAGCAACAGCCTGAAGAGCAGCAATCTGTTCCCCAGAGTTCAAACCAGAGTGGCCAAAATTCTGCTCCTATGGCTGGTGTGCAGGCTTCTGCCTCTGCCAATGCAGACGTGACATCAAATAGTTCTTTGACGTGTGCACCCTCTACATCTGCACCCTCGCCATCTGTTGTTGGGCTCCTCCAAGGTTCAGTGAATTCTAGACAAGATCATCCAATGGGCACCGTAAACGGTCTGTATAACAGTGGAGATGATGGCGTGATTCCCAAGGTGAACTCTACAAGTTCATTGCAGTCAAATCCGTCTCCCTCTTTCTCTTCCCAGGTGCCCACATCATCCAATAACAACATGATGCCCGCCCCTCAGAACACAAACCAACTCAGTTCCCCAGCAGTATCATCATCAAACTTGCCTCCAGTGCAGCCACCTGCAACTCGGGCTCAGGAACCTGAGCCAAGTGATTCCCAAAGCTCGGTTCAGAGAATCTTGCAAGAGATGATGTCATCACAAATGAATGGTGTTGGCCATGGAGCGAATGACATGAAGAGACCAAACGGACTTGCCCCTGGTATTAATGGGGTTAACTGCTTAGTTGGTAATGCGGTCACAAATCACTCAGGAGTGGGAGGAATGGGATTTGGGGCCATGGGTGGATTTGGTTCAAATAGTGCAGCTAGTGGACTGAGAATGGCAATGGCAAACAATGCAATGGCAAACAGTGGGATGGCAATGAATGGCAGGATGGGGATGGGGATGCATCACAGTGCACATGACCTATCACAGTtgggccagcagcagcagcagcagaaccagcagcagcaccagcagcatCAGCAACAGCATGACATAGGAAATCAGCTGTTGGGTGGACTTAGAGCTGCAAATAGCTTCAATAATCTTCAGTATGACTGGAAACCctctcaatag